Proteins found in one Zea mays cultivar B73 chromosome 1, Zm-B73-REFERENCE-NAM-5.0, whole genome shotgun sequence genomic segment:
- the LOC100276227 gene encoding protein LNK1 isoform X5, with the protein MPDWRVREFEGKFTDEFAHSNNNKHESGVEAPGVTSSKKLKHTVAGEKIQGVIPGINSSDPQKCNSENIQHENRIVSQNINSAGDCIGDCKDSSNAFSSREENTIAETRCPTDDWNSCQFALSNGSSILNNHSAPQDSLTYGDNDLNYIDWPGIDNFEDVDTLFRRSDFTYDPQQLENTDGLSWLPSSDAVYSSDVALQQGFDSSYSDYDILDDLSAFQCAEDKSLPSVGPSSDLCDNQFNDTYLFSEQKNANAYGEQIYQEDVMELLPTDQICSGHENIDMLQGGNQYSSEHTIQGIEDKKFSIASTSQLSSSQNLLKQRHHLDSNSPSNITYEAYEEKFGPSSGSFAQRNLKVQKKTMNMQPTQPINDNVMNRHPQTLTRSASYPCENNESERRGLGKRTLGDPQVTMGTSMVVDGSFVSSMSSDISVEESSFRQLQNAVSQIRRSSEHRDTDKPDRPVYRSATFPPVIGPCGCGCRRCLIT; encoded by the exons ATGCCAGATTGGAGGGTGCGTGAG TTTGAAGGTAAATTCACTGATGAGTTTGCCCACAGTAACAACAACAAACATGAAAGTGGAGTTGAGGCTCCTGGTGTCACTAGTAGTAAGAAGTTGAAGCATACAGTTGCCGGTGAGAAAATTCAAGGTGTCATCCCTGGAATAAATAGCTCAGATCCACAGAAATGTAATTCAGAGAACATCCAACATGAGAACAGGATAGTATCCCAGAATATAAACAGTGCTGGTGACTGCATTGGAGACTGCAAAGACAGCTCCAACGCCTTCTCTTCAAGGGAAGAAAATACAATCGCTGAAACCAGATGTCCAACGGATGACTGGAACTCCTGTCAGTTTGCACTGAGCAATGGTTCATCCATTCTCAATAACCACAGTGCTCCACAGGATAGCCTCACTTATGGAGATAATGATCTAAACTACATTGATTGGCCTGGCATTGACAATTTTGAGGATGTTGACACATTATTCAG GAGATCTGATTTCACATATGATCCGCAGCAGCTGGAGAATACAGATGGGttatcttggcttccttcttcagATGCTGTTTACTCTTCTGATGTTGCTTTGCAGCAAGGGTTTGACTCGTCTTATTCCGATTATGATATTCTGGATGATCTCTCAGCATTCCAATGTGCAGAAGATAAATCACTACCCTCAGTTGGTCCTTCATCGGATTTATGTGATAATCAATTCAATGATACCTATCTGTTCAGTGAGCAGAAGAATGCGAATGCATATGGTGAACAG ATATACCAAGAGGATGTGATGGAGTTGTTGCCCACTGACCAGATATGCAGTGGACATGAAAACATTGATATG TTGCAGGGTGGAAACCAGTATTCATCTGAACATACAATTCAAGGTATTGAAGACAAGAAATTTTCTATAGCATCAACTTCTCAGCTGAGCTCCTCTCAGAATTTACTGAAGCAAAGGCACCACTTAGATTCCAATTCACCAAGCAACATTACTTATGAGGCCTATGAAGAAAAGTTCGGTCCATCTAGTGGTTCTTTTGCACAAAGGAATTTAAAAG TGCAGAAGAAAACTATGAACATGCAACCAACACAGCCGATAAATGATAATGTCATGAACAGACATCCTCAAACATTGACAAGAAGTGCTTCTTATCCTTGTGAGAACAATGAATCTGAAAGAAGAGGATTAGGGAAAAGAACTCTGGGGGATCCTCAAGTTACAATGGGTACTTCAATGGTAGTGGATGGCTCATTTGTATCATCCATGTCCTCTGATATCTCTGTTGAAGAAAGCAGCTTTCGACAACTGCAGAATGCTGTTAGTCAG ATTCGTCGATCCTCGGAGCATCGAGACACAGACAAACCCGATCGACCGGTCTATCGCTCTGCTACTTTTCCACCAGTCATCGGACCATGCGGCTGTGGCTGTCGACGATGCCTCATCACTTAA
- the LOC100276227 gene encoding protein LNK1 isoform X3 — protein MPDWRVREFEGKFTDEFAHSNNNKHESGVEAPGVTSSKKLKHTVAGEKIQGVIPGINSSDPQKCNSENIQHENRIVSQNINSAGDCIGDCKDSSNAFSSREENTIAETRCPTDDWNSCQFALSNGSSILNNHSAPQDSLTYGDNDLNYIDWPGIDNFEDVDTLFRRSDFTYDPQQLENTDGLSWLPSSDAVYSSDVALQQGFDSSYSDYDILDDLSAFQCAEDKSLPSVGPSSDLCDNQFNDTYLFSEQKNANAYGEQIYQEDVMELLPTDQICSGHENIDMGGNQYSSEHTIQGIEDKKFSIASTSQLSSSQNLLKQRHHLDSNSPSNITYEAYEEKFGPSSGSFAQRNLKVQKKTMNMQPTQPINDNVMNRHPQTLTRSASYPCENNESERRGLGKRTLGDPQVTMGTSMVVDGSFVSSMSSDISVEESSFRQLQNAVSQLDVQTKLCIRDGLYRLARSAQHRQVIPNMMSSNEDNPDIKDLQNAETLRKFVDPRSIETQTNPIDRSIALLLFHQSSDHAAVAVDDASSLKPPAGSKHHQGPAANQNQGLIPDSSVYSPGDGAPKDVQSLDKF, from the exons ATGCCAGATTGGAGGGTGCGTGAG TTTGAAGGTAAATTCACTGATGAGTTTGCCCACAGTAACAACAACAAACATGAAAGTGGAGTTGAGGCTCCTGGTGTCACTAGTAGTAAGAAGTTGAAGCATACAGTTGCCGGTGAGAAAATTCAAGGTGTCATCCCTGGAATAAATAGCTCAGATCCACAGAAATGTAATTCAGAGAACATCCAACATGAGAACAGGATAGTATCCCAGAATATAAACAGTGCTGGTGACTGCATTGGAGACTGCAAAGACAGCTCCAACGCCTTCTCTTCAAGGGAAGAAAATACAATCGCTGAAACCAGATGTCCAACGGATGACTGGAACTCCTGTCAGTTTGCACTGAGCAATGGTTCATCCATTCTCAATAACCACAGTGCTCCACAGGATAGCCTCACTTATGGAGATAATGATCTAAACTACATTGATTGGCCTGGCATTGACAATTTTGAGGATGTTGACACATTATTCAG GAGATCTGATTTCACATATGATCCGCAGCAGCTGGAGAATACAGATGGGttatcttggcttccttcttcagATGCTGTTTACTCTTCTGATGTTGCTTTGCAGCAAGGGTTTGACTCGTCTTATTCCGATTATGATATTCTGGATGATCTCTCAGCATTCCAATGTGCAGAAGATAAATCACTACCCTCAGTTGGTCCTTCATCGGATTTATGTGATAATCAATTCAATGATACCTATCTGTTCAGTGAGCAGAAGAATGCGAATGCATATGGTGAACAG ATATACCAAGAGGATGTGATGGAGTTGTTGCCCACTGACCAGATATGCAGTGGACATGAAAACATTGATATG GGTGGAAACCAGTATTCATCTGAACATACAATTCAAGGTATTGAAGACAAGAAATTTTCTATAGCATCAACTTCTCAGCTGAGCTCCTCTCAGAATTTACTGAAGCAAAGGCACCACTTAGATTCCAATTCACCAAGCAACATTACTTATGAGGCCTATGAAGAAAAGTTCGGTCCATCTAGTGGTTCTTTTGCACAAAGGAATTTAAAAG TGCAGAAGAAAACTATGAACATGCAACCAACACAGCCGATAAATGATAATGTCATGAACAGACATCCTCAAACATTGACAAGAAGTGCTTCTTATCCTTGTGAGAACAATGAATCTGAAAGAAGAGGATTAGGGAAAAGAACTCTGGGGGATCCTCAAGTTACAATGGGTACTTCAATGGTAGTGGATGGCTCATTTGTATCATCCATGTCCTCTGATATCTCTGTTGAAGAAAGCAGCTTTCGACAACTGCAGAATGCTGTTAGTCAG CTGGATGTGCAAACCAAATTGTGCATTAGAGATGGTTTATACCGATTGGCACGAAGTGCGCAGCACAGGCAAGTTATTCCAAATATGATGAGCAGCAATGAAGACAACCCGGATATAAAGGATCTGCAGAATGCAGAAACTTTGCGCAA ATTCGTCGATCCTCGGAGCATCGAGACACAGACAAACCCGATCGACCGGTCTATCGCTCTGCTACTTTTCCACCAGTCATCGGACCATGCGGCTGTGGCTGTCGACGATGCCTCATCACTTAAACCCCCTGCTGGT AGCAAACACCACCAGGGCCCTGCTGCTAACCAAAACCAAGGCCTGATACCAGATTCATCGGTGTATTCCCCTGGAGATGGGGCCCCCAAGGATGTACAGTCCCTGGACAAGTTCTGA
- the LOC100276227 gene encoding Protein LNK1, giving the protein MPDWRVREFEGKFTDEFAHSNNNKHESGVEAPGVTSSKKLKHTVAGEKIQGVIPGINSSDPQKCNSENIQHENRIVSQNINSAGDCIGDCKDSSNAFSSREENTIAETRCPTDDWNSCQFALSNGSSILNNHSAPQDSLTYGDNDLNYIDWPGIDNFEDVDTLFRRSDFTYDPQQLENTDGLSWLPSSDAVYSSDVALQQGFDSSYSDYDILDDLSAFQCAEDKSLPSVGPSSDLCDNQFNDTYLFSEQKNANAYGEQIYQEDVMELLPTDQICSGHENIDMLQGGNQYSSEHTIQGIEDKKFSIASTSQLSSSQNLLKQRHHLDSNSPSNITYEAYEEKFGPSSGSFAQRNLKVQKKTMNMQPTQPINDNVMNRHPQTLTRSASYPCENNESERRGLGKRTLGDPQVTMGTSMVVDGSFVSSMSSDISVEESSFRQLQNAVSQLDVQTKLCIRDGLYRLARSAQHRQVIPNMMSSNEDNPDIKDLQNAETLRKFVDPRSIETQTNPIDRSIALLLFHQSSDHAAVAVDDASSLKPPAGSKHHQGPAANQNQGLIPDSSVYSPGDGAPKDVQSLDKF; this is encoded by the exons ATGCCAGATTGGAGGGTGCGTGAG TTTGAAGGTAAATTCACTGATGAGTTTGCCCACAGTAACAACAACAAACATGAAAGTGGAGTTGAGGCTCCTGGTGTCACTAGTAGTAAGAAGTTGAAGCATACAGTTGCCGGTGAGAAAATTCAAGGTGTCATCCCTGGAATAAATAGCTCAGATCCACAGAAATGTAATTCAGAGAACATCCAACATGAGAACAGGATAGTATCCCAGAATATAAACAGTGCTGGTGACTGCATTGGAGACTGCAAAGACAGCTCCAACGCCTTCTCTTCAAGGGAAGAAAATACAATCGCTGAAACCAGATGTCCAACGGATGACTGGAACTCCTGTCAGTTTGCACTGAGCAATGGTTCATCCATTCTCAATAACCACAGTGCTCCACAGGATAGCCTCACTTATGGAGATAATGATCTAAACTACATTGATTGGCCTGGCATTGACAATTTTGAGGATGTTGACACATTATTCAG GAGATCTGATTTCACATATGATCCGCAGCAGCTGGAGAATACAGATGGGttatcttggcttccttcttcagATGCTGTTTACTCTTCTGATGTTGCTTTGCAGCAAGGGTTTGACTCGTCTTATTCCGATTATGATATTCTGGATGATCTCTCAGCATTCCAATGTGCAGAAGATAAATCACTACCCTCAGTTGGTCCTTCATCGGATTTATGTGATAATCAATTCAATGATACCTATCTGTTCAGTGAGCAGAAGAATGCGAATGCATATGGTGAACAG ATATACCAAGAGGATGTGATGGAGTTGTTGCCCACTGACCAGATATGCAGTGGACATGAAAACATTGATATG TTGCAGGGTGGAAACCAGTATTCATCTGAACATACAATTCAAGGTATTGAAGACAAGAAATTTTCTATAGCATCAACTTCTCAGCTGAGCTCCTCTCAGAATTTACTGAAGCAAAGGCACCACTTAGATTCCAATTCACCAAGCAACATTACTTATGAGGCCTATGAAGAAAAGTTCGGTCCATCTAGTGGTTCTTTTGCACAAAGGAATTTAAAAG TGCAGAAGAAAACTATGAACATGCAACCAACACAGCCGATAAATGATAATGTCATGAACAGACATCCTCAAACATTGACAAGAAGTGCTTCTTATCCTTGTGAGAACAATGAATCTGAAAGAAGAGGATTAGGGAAAAGAACTCTGGGGGATCCTCAAGTTACAATGGGTACTTCAATGGTAGTGGATGGCTCATTTGTATCATCCATGTCCTCTGATATCTCTGTTGAAGAAAGCAGCTTTCGACAACTGCAGAATGCTGTTAGTCAG CTGGATGTGCAAACCAAATTGTGCATTAGAGATGGTTTATACCGATTGGCACGAAGTGCGCAGCACAGGCAAGTTATTCCAAATATGATGAGCAGCAATGAAGACAACCCGGATATAAAGGATCTGCAGAATGCAGAAACTTTGCGCAA ATTCGTCGATCCTCGGAGCATCGAGACACAGACAAACCCGATCGACCGGTCTATCGCTCTGCTACTTTTCCACCAGTCATCGGACCATGCGGCTGTGGCTGTCGACGATGCCTCATCACTTAAACCCCCTGCTGGT AGCAAACACCACCAGGGCCCTGCTGCTAACCAAAACCAAGGCCTGATACCAGATTCATCGGTGTATTCCCCTGGAGATGGGGCCCCCAAGGATGTACAGTCCCTGGACAAGTTCTGA
- the LOC100276227 gene encoding protein LNK1 isoform X2, whose translation MPDWRVREFEGKFTDEFAHSNNNKHESGVEAPGVTSSKKLKHTVAGEKIQGVIPGINSSDPQKCNSENIQHENRIVSQNINSAGDCIGDCKDSSNAFSSREENTIAETRCPTDDWNSCQFALSNGSSILNNHSAPQDSLTYGDNDLNYIDWPGIDNFEDVDTLFRSDFTYDPQQLENTDGLSWLPSSDAVYSSDVALQQGFDSSYSDYDILDDLSAFQCAEDKSLPSVGPSSDLCDNQFNDTYLFSEQKNANAYGEQIYQEDVMELLPTDQICSGHENIDMLQGGNQYSSEHTIQGIEDKKFSIASTSQLSSSQNLLKQRHHLDSNSPSNITYEAYEEKFGPSSGSFAQRNLKVQKKTMNMQPTQPINDNVMNRHPQTLTRSASYPCENNESERRGLGKRTLGDPQVTMGTSMVVDGSFVSSMSSDISVEESSFRQLQNAVSQLDVQTKLCIRDGLYRLARSAQHRQVIPNMMSSNEDNPDIKDLQNAETLRKFVDPRSIETQTNPIDRSIALLLFHQSSDHAAVAVDDASSLKPPAGSKHHQGPAANQNQGLIPDSSVYSPGDGAPKDVQSLDKF comes from the exons ATGCCAGATTGGAGGGTGCGTGAG TTTGAAGGTAAATTCACTGATGAGTTTGCCCACAGTAACAACAACAAACATGAAAGTGGAGTTGAGGCTCCTGGTGTCACTAGTAGTAAGAAGTTGAAGCATACAGTTGCCGGTGAGAAAATTCAAGGTGTCATCCCTGGAATAAATAGCTCAGATCCACAGAAATGTAATTCAGAGAACATCCAACATGAGAACAGGATAGTATCCCAGAATATAAACAGTGCTGGTGACTGCATTGGAGACTGCAAAGACAGCTCCAACGCCTTCTCTTCAAGGGAAGAAAATACAATCGCTGAAACCAGATGTCCAACGGATGACTGGAACTCCTGTCAGTTTGCACTGAGCAATGGTTCATCCATTCTCAATAACCACAGTGCTCCACAGGATAGCCTCACTTATGGAGATAATGATCTAAACTACATTGATTGGCCTGGCATTGACAATTTTGAGGATGTTGACACATTATTCAG ATCTGATTTCACATATGATCCGCAGCAGCTGGAGAATACAGATGGGttatcttggcttccttcttcagATGCTGTTTACTCTTCTGATGTTGCTTTGCAGCAAGGGTTTGACTCGTCTTATTCCGATTATGATATTCTGGATGATCTCTCAGCATTCCAATGTGCAGAAGATAAATCACTACCCTCAGTTGGTCCTTCATCGGATTTATGTGATAATCAATTCAATGATACCTATCTGTTCAGTGAGCAGAAGAATGCGAATGCATATGGTGAACAG ATATACCAAGAGGATGTGATGGAGTTGTTGCCCACTGACCAGATATGCAGTGGACATGAAAACATTGATATG TTGCAGGGTGGAAACCAGTATTCATCTGAACATACAATTCAAGGTATTGAAGACAAGAAATTTTCTATAGCATCAACTTCTCAGCTGAGCTCCTCTCAGAATTTACTGAAGCAAAGGCACCACTTAGATTCCAATTCACCAAGCAACATTACTTATGAGGCCTATGAAGAAAAGTTCGGTCCATCTAGTGGTTCTTTTGCACAAAGGAATTTAAAAG TGCAGAAGAAAACTATGAACATGCAACCAACACAGCCGATAAATGATAATGTCATGAACAGACATCCTCAAACATTGACAAGAAGTGCTTCTTATCCTTGTGAGAACAATGAATCTGAAAGAAGAGGATTAGGGAAAAGAACTCTGGGGGATCCTCAAGTTACAATGGGTACTTCAATGGTAGTGGATGGCTCATTTGTATCATCCATGTCCTCTGATATCTCTGTTGAAGAAAGCAGCTTTCGACAACTGCAGAATGCTGTTAGTCAG CTGGATGTGCAAACCAAATTGTGCATTAGAGATGGTTTATACCGATTGGCACGAAGTGCGCAGCACAGGCAAGTTATTCCAAATATGATGAGCAGCAATGAAGACAACCCGGATATAAAGGATCTGCAGAATGCAGAAACTTTGCGCAA ATTCGTCGATCCTCGGAGCATCGAGACACAGACAAACCCGATCGACCGGTCTATCGCTCTGCTACTTTTCCACCAGTCATCGGACCATGCGGCTGTGGCTGTCGACGATGCCTCATCACTTAAACCCCCTGCTGGT AGCAAACACCACCAGGGCCCTGCTGCTAACCAAAACCAAGGCCTGATACCAGATTCATCGGTGTATTCCCCTGGAGATGGGGCCCCCAAGGATGTACAGTCCCTGGACAAGTTCTGA
- the LOC100276227 gene encoding protein LNK1 isoform X4: MPDWRVREFEGKFTDEFAHSNNNKHESGVEAPGVTSSKKLKHTVAGEKIQGVIPGINSSDPQKCNSENIQHENRIVSQNINSAGDCIGDCKDSSNAFSSREENTIAETRCPTDDWNSCQFALSNGSSILNNHSAPQDSLTYGDNDLNYIDWPGIDNFEDVDTLFRSDFTYDPQQLENTDGLSWLPSSDAVYSSDVALQQGFDSSYSDYDILDDLSAFQCAEDKSLPSVGPSSDLCDNQFNDTYLFSEQKNANAYGEQIYQEDVMELLPTDQICSGHENIDMGGNQYSSEHTIQGIEDKKFSIASTSQLSSSQNLLKQRHHLDSNSPSNITYEAYEEKFGPSSGSFAQRNLKVQKKTMNMQPTQPINDNVMNRHPQTLTRSASYPCENNESERRGLGKRTLGDPQVTMGTSMVVDGSFVSSMSSDISVEESSFRQLQNAVSQLDVQTKLCIRDGLYRLARSAQHRQVIPNMMSSNEDNPDIKDLQNAETLRKFVDPRSIETQTNPIDRSIALLLFHQSSDHAAVAVDDASSLKPPAGSKHHQGPAANQNQGLIPDSSVYSPGDGAPKDVQSLDKF, translated from the exons ATGCCAGATTGGAGGGTGCGTGAG TTTGAAGGTAAATTCACTGATGAGTTTGCCCACAGTAACAACAACAAACATGAAAGTGGAGTTGAGGCTCCTGGTGTCACTAGTAGTAAGAAGTTGAAGCATACAGTTGCCGGTGAGAAAATTCAAGGTGTCATCCCTGGAATAAATAGCTCAGATCCACAGAAATGTAATTCAGAGAACATCCAACATGAGAACAGGATAGTATCCCAGAATATAAACAGTGCTGGTGACTGCATTGGAGACTGCAAAGACAGCTCCAACGCCTTCTCTTCAAGGGAAGAAAATACAATCGCTGAAACCAGATGTCCAACGGATGACTGGAACTCCTGTCAGTTTGCACTGAGCAATGGTTCATCCATTCTCAATAACCACAGTGCTCCACAGGATAGCCTCACTTATGGAGATAATGATCTAAACTACATTGATTGGCCTGGCATTGACAATTTTGAGGATGTTGACACATTATTCAG ATCTGATTTCACATATGATCCGCAGCAGCTGGAGAATACAGATGGGttatcttggcttccttcttcagATGCTGTTTACTCTTCTGATGTTGCTTTGCAGCAAGGGTTTGACTCGTCTTATTCCGATTATGATATTCTGGATGATCTCTCAGCATTCCAATGTGCAGAAGATAAATCACTACCCTCAGTTGGTCCTTCATCGGATTTATGTGATAATCAATTCAATGATACCTATCTGTTCAGTGAGCAGAAGAATGCGAATGCATATGGTGAACAG ATATACCAAGAGGATGTGATGGAGTTGTTGCCCACTGACCAGATATGCAGTGGACATGAAAACATTGATATG GGTGGAAACCAGTATTCATCTGAACATACAATTCAAGGTATTGAAGACAAGAAATTTTCTATAGCATCAACTTCTCAGCTGAGCTCCTCTCAGAATTTACTGAAGCAAAGGCACCACTTAGATTCCAATTCACCAAGCAACATTACTTATGAGGCCTATGAAGAAAAGTTCGGTCCATCTAGTGGTTCTTTTGCACAAAGGAATTTAAAAG TGCAGAAGAAAACTATGAACATGCAACCAACACAGCCGATAAATGATAATGTCATGAACAGACATCCTCAAACATTGACAAGAAGTGCTTCTTATCCTTGTGAGAACAATGAATCTGAAAGAAGAGGATTAGGGAAAAGAACTCTGGGGGATCCTCAAGTTACAATGGGTACTTCAATGGTAGTGGATGGCTCATTTGTATCATCCATGTCCTCTGATATCTCTGTTGAAGAAAGCAGCTTTCGACAACTGCAGAATGCTGTTAGTCAG CTGGATGTGCAAACCAAATTGTGCATTAGAGATGGTTTATACCGATTGGCACGAAGTGCGCAGCACAGGCAAGTTATTCCAAATATGATGAGCAGCAATGAAGACAACCCGGATATAAAGGATCTGCAGAATGCAGAAACTTTGCGCAA ATTCGTCGATCCTCGGAGCATCGAGACACAGACAAACCCGATCGACCGGTCTATCGCTCTGCTACTTTTCCACCAGTCATCGGACCATGCGGCTGTGGCTGTCGACGATGCCTCATCACTTAAACCCCCTGCTGGT AGCAAACACCACCAGGGCCCTGCTGCTAACCAAAACCAAGGCCTGATACCAGATTCATCGGTGTATTCCCCTGGAGATGGGGCCCCCAAGGATGTACAGTCCCTGGACAAGTTCTGA